A single window of Streptomyces xanthii DNA harbors:
- a CDS encoding DUF4142 domain-containing protein: MRRVNGTALIIAALLATVAALAFPIWSYADRSGTGQANLDAGTVATRWGPLSATDRDFIVKVRLAGLWEIPAGQQAMERAPTRAVREAGDHLVVGHTDLDQRVRSVASRLGVELPSQPNAQQQGWLAQLSAARGKDYERKFANLLRDSHGKVFALIAQVRHTTRNTLVRELATDANQTVLDHITMLENTGDVDFDALANEAAGTATASPTGPPPPDGRTPRDPAPAAGPTGSPEATSRPSAQPTDEPGRVIDTDRPAPTS, from the coding sequence TTGCGTCGCGTCAACGGCACCGCTCTGATCATCGCCGCTCTCCTCGCCACCGTCGCCGCCCTGGCGTTCCCGATCTGGTCGTACGCCGACCGGTCGGGGACGGGGCAGGCGAACCTGGACGCCGGCACGGTGGCCACCCGGTGGGGGCCGCTGTCCGCGACGGACCGGGACTTCATCGTGAAGGTCCGGCTCGCCGGGCTCTGGGAGATCCCCGCGGGACAGCAGGCCATGGAGCGGGCGCCGACGCGGGCCGTGCGCGAGGCGGGGGACCACCTCGTCGTCGGGCACACCGATCTCGACCAGCGGGTGCGGTCGGTCGCGTCCCGGCTCGGCGTGGAACTGCCGAGCCAGCCGAACGCGCAGCAGCAGGGCTGGCTGGCTCAGCTGAGCGCGGCGCGCGGCAAGGACTATGAGCGGAAGTTCGCCAATCTGCTGCGCGACTCCCACGGCAAGGTGTTCGCCCTCATCGCCCAGGTCCGCCACACGACCCGCAACACGCTCGTGCGGGAGCTCGCCACGGACGCCAACCAGACCGTGCTCGACCACATCACCATGCTGGAGAACACCGGTGACGTGGACTTCGACGCCCTCGCGAACGAGGCGGCGGGCACCGCGACGGCCAGTCCGACCGGCCCGCCCCCGCCGGACGGCCGGACCCCGCGGGACCCGGCTCCGGCCGCCGGACCCACCGGTTCCCCGGAGGCGACCTCACGGCCCTCGGCCCAGCCGACGGACGAGCCGGGCCGCGTCATCGACACCGACCGTCCCGCCCCCACCTCCTGA
- a CDS encoding cytochrome c biogenesis CcdA family protein gives MSDIGYLAAFLGGLLALLSPCSALLLPAFFAYSIDSPTRLVARTGVFYLGLATTLVPLGAAGSYAGRFFYGHRDLLVTVGGWTVIVLGVLQIAGRGFTSRRLTELSGRIRPTTAVSVYALGAVYGLAGFCAGPILGSVLTVAALGGHPVYGGVLLAVYALGMAVPLFLLALLWERFDLGRRRFLRGRAVRLGRFETHSTSLVSGLFFLALGTLFLVFDGTTALPGLLDVDDSFAVEQWARSAGGHVPDAALLVAAVAVVGVVLVVRAWRGRTPTVSEGDEHREDVNTADPAAVSSRTTT, from the coding sequence GTGAGCGACATCGGCTACCTCGCGGCGTTCCTCGGCGGCCTGCTCGCCCTGCTCAGCCCGTGCAGCGCGCTGCTGCTCCCCGCGTTCTTCGCCTACTCGATCGACAGCCCTACCCGGCTCGTCGCCCGCACCGGCGTCTTCTACCTCGGCCTCGCCACGACCCTGGTCCCGCTCGGCGCCGCCGGCTCGTACGCCGGCCGCTTCTTCTACGGGCACCGGGACCTGCTCGTCACGGTCGGCGGCTGGACCGTCATCGTGCTCGGGGTGCTCCAGATCGCGGGGCGCGGATTCACCTCCCGGCGGCTCACCGAGCTCTCCGGGCGCATCCGCCCCACCACCGCCGTGTCCGTCTACGCGCTCGGCGCTGTCTACGGGCTCGCCGGATTCTGCGCGGGCCCCATCCTCGGCAGCGTCCTGACCGTCGCCGCGCTCGGCGGGCATCCCGTGTACGGCGGCGTCCTGCTCGCGGTCTACGCCCTCGGCATGGCCGTGCCGCTGTTCCTGCTCGCGCTGCTGTGGGAGCGGTTCGACCTGGGGCGGCGCCGGTTCCTGCGCGGCCGTGCCGTGCGCCTCGGCCGCTTCGAGACCCACTCGACCTCGCTCGTCTCGGGCCTCTTCTTCCTCGCCCTCGGCACCCTGTTCCTGGTGTTCGACGGGACGACGGCGCTGCCCGGACTGCTGGACGTGGACGACTCGTTCGCCGTCGAGCAGTGGGCCCGGTCGGCCGGCGGACACGTCCCGGACGCGGCGCTGCTCGTCGCGGCCGTCGCCGTGGTGGGCGTGGTGCTCGTGGTCCGGGCCTGGCGCGGCCGTACACCCACCGTGAGCGAGGGGGACGAACACCGCGAGGACGTGAACACGGCGGACCCGGCGGCCGTATCTTCCCGTACCACCACGTAG
- a CDS encoding DsbA family protein translates to MPEKKKIARPLAIGAGVAVAAALLGLVSYTATKPEPRDAASTGSAATVEQGPADETTQALVKLARREAKDPLAQGRADAPVVLIEYADFRCGYCGKFARDTEPGLVKKYVEDGTLRIEWRNFPIFGAESETAARAAWAAGQQGRFWQFHAAAYAEGAKEKGFGADRLDALAREAGVKDLDRFRRDLDGEQAHAAVKKDQGEAYSLGATSTPSFLINGQPIAGAQSDAVFEQAVETAKAQEEKKARDAK, encoded by the coding sequence ATGCCCGAGAAGAAGAAGATCGCCCGTCCCCTGGCCATCGGCGCCGGCGTCGCCGTGGCCGCCGCCCTGCTCGGCCTCGTCTCCTACACCGCCACCAAGCCCGAGCCGCGCGACGCCGCAAGCACCGGCAGCGCCGCGACCGTCGAGCAGGGGCCCGCCGACGAGACCACCCAGGCCCTCGTGAAGCTCGCCCGCCGCGAGGCGAAGGACCCGCTCGCGCAGGGCCGCGCCGACGCGCCCGTCGTCCTCATCGAGTACGCCGACTTCCGGTGCGGCTACTGCGGGAAGTTCGCCCGCGACACCGAGCCCGGCCTCGTGAAGAAGTACGTCGAGGACGGCACCCTGCGCATCGAGTGGCGCAACTTCCCCATCTTCGGCGCCGAATCCGAGACCGCGGCGCGCGCCGCCTGGGCCGCCGGACAGCAGGGCCGCTTCTGGCAGTTCCACGCGGCCGCCTACGCCGAGGGCGCCAAGGAGAAGGGCTTCGGCGCGGACCGCCTCGACGCGCTCGCCCGGGAGGCCGGGGTGAAGGACCTCGACCGGTTCCGCCGCGACCTCGACGGCGAACAGGCCCACGCGGCCGTCAAGAAGGACCAGGGCGAGGCGTACAGCCTGGGCGCCACCTCCACGCCCTCCTTCCTGATCAACGGTCAGCCCATCGCGGGCGCCCAGTCCGACGCGGTCTTCGAGCAGGCCGTCGAGACCGCGAAGGCACAGGAGGAGAAGAAGGCGCGGGACGCCAAGTGA
- a CDS encoding metal-dependent phosphohydrolase, whose amino-acid sequence MPSPHRFEPCTVEELMAALRALGPEHALRTAALLRRAHPSDKELQLAGLVHGLVGDAGEAAPTAEAVRGLLGERVARLVRLRVPARRYLAAVEPGAVQAGSGLRGGPMSPGEAAAFEADPLAWDAVALCRATDDAGRAAGPGAGVVEDWRELLERAAQGLLRTPAHSR is encoded by the coding sequence ATGCCGTCCCCGCACCGCTTCGAACCTTGCACCGTCGAGGAGCTGATGGCGGCGCTGCGCGCCCTCGGCCCCGAGCACGCGCTGCGGACGGCGGCGCTGCTGCGCCGCGCGCACCCCAGCGACAAGGAGCTCCAGCTCGCCGGGCTCGTCCACGGTCTGGTCGGCGACGCGGGTGAGGCGGCCCCGACCGCCGAGGCCGTGCGCGGGCTGCTCGGCGAGCGGGTGGCCCGACTGGTGCGGCTGCGCGTCCCGGCGCGGCGCTATCTGGCGGCGGTCGAGCCCGGCGCCGTCCAGGCCGGGTCCGGTCTGCGCGGCGGGCCGATGAGTCCGGGCGAGGCGGCCGCGTTCGAGGCCGATCCGCTGGCGTGGGACGCGGTGGCGCTGTGCCGGGCGACGGACGACGCGGGCCGGGCGGCGGGTCCGGGCGCGGGGGTCGTGGAGGACTGGCGCGAGCTGCTGGAGCGGGCCGCGCAGGGGCTCCTGCGGACGCCCGCCCACAGCCGCTGA
- a CDS encoding SDR family oxidoreductase, with protein sequence MTSGPAEVSGVLAGRAAVVTGGTRGIGLAIARELARCGAWLCVTARDADGVREAVAALRDEGAEAIGVAGSVADPAHLWEVTEATVAAYGRLDVVVNNAATNQPYGPLMDADPDAWRTAFAVNVEAPLRLVQCAWRAWMSEHGGAVVNVCTEGAAHVGPNVGAYGTSKAALLHLTAQLAGELGPGVRVNSVSPGLVRTEMARFVWERAEESVAAGLPSGRIGEPGDVARAVRWLVSDEAAWVTGADLVVDGGTRVRAASPGGDPGAVQRQLRHHLPGS encoded by the coding sequence ATGACTTCAGGTCCTGCCGAGGTCTCCGGCGTCCTGGCCGGCCGGGCGGCCGTCGTGACCGGCGGCACGCGCGGCATCGGCCTGGCGATCGCCCGTGAACTCGCCCGCTGCGGTGCCTGGTTGTGTGTGACGGCGCGGGACGCGGACGGGGTCCGCGAGGCGGTCGCCGCACTGCGGGACGAGGGTGCGGAGGCGATCGGCGTCGCCGGTTCGGTCGCCGATCCGGCGCATCTGTGGGAGGTCACGGAGGCGACCGTGGCCGCGTACGGGCGGCTCGACGTCGTGGTGAACAACGCGGCGACGAACCAGCCGTACGGACCGCTGATGGACGCCGATCCGGACGCCTGGCGCACGGCGTTCGCGGTGAACGTGGAGGCGCCGTTGCGGCTCGTGCAGTGCGCGTGGCGGGCCTGGATGAGCGAGCACGGCGGCGCCGTCGTCAACGTGTGCACGGAGGGCGCCGCCCATGTGGGCCCGAACGTCGGCGCGTACGGGACGAGCAAGGCGGCGCTGCTGCATCTGACGGCCCAGCTGGCGGGCGAGCTGGGGCCCGGGGTGCGGGTGAACTCGGTGTCGCCGGGTCTGGTGCGCACCGAGATGGCGCGGTTCGTGTGGGAGCGCGCGGAGGAGAGCGTCGCGGCCGGGCTGCCGAGCGGGCGGATCGGCGAGCCCGGCGACGTGGCGCGGGCGGTGCGCTGGCTGGTGTCCGACGAGGCCGCGTGGGTCACGGGGGCGGATCTGGTGGTGGACGGCGGCACGCGGGTGCGTGCCGCCTCACCGGGCGGCGATCCGGGAGCGGTGCAGCGGCAGCTGCGTCACCACTTGCCGGGCTCGTAG